One genomic segment of Microbacterium maritypicum includes these proteins:
- a CDS encoding NAD-dependent epimerase/dehydratase family protein, whose amino-acid sequence MTNVLILGGTGWLSGRIARRWLESGAAVTCLARGERLAPAGAVLVTGDRDDPGIYAALARKDWDHVVDISSQAAHVVAAVEALGDRTARWTYVSSLSVYADDATVGADESAPRHPAARPGDEYEYGPQKAAAEDAVTMLGDRAFIVRPGLIVGDGDPSDRFGYWAAAFSRAGEEPVLLPPLERRSAQVIDVDDVAAYIVAATRSGVVNAIGDEHPLAELLQTVREEAGHTGETVVADEEWLRAHGVAHWAGPLSLPLWLPPEMSGFMTRSNSAFHDSGGHLRPLADTARRVVADERVRGVDRERRAGLTRAQEKALLADR is encoded by the coding sequence ATGACGAATGTTCTGATCCTCGGCGGGACGGGGTGGCTTTCCGGGCGGATCGCCCGGAGATGGCTCGAGTCCGGAGCGGCCGTGACATGTCTGGCCCGGGGCGAGCGCCTCGCGCCGGCAGGAGCGGTGCTCGTGACCGGCGACCGTGACGACCCTGGGATCTACGCCGCGCTCGCGCGGAAGGACTGGGATCACGTCGTCGACATCTCCTCTCAGGCCGCGCACGTCGTGGCAGCGGTCGAGGCTCTCGGAGACCGCACGGCGCGATGGACGTACGTGTCCTCCCTCTCGGTGTACGCCGATGACGCCACGGTCGGCGCCGATGAATCGGCGCCGCGGCATCCTGCCGCCCGCCCCGGCGACGAGTACGAGTACGGCCCGCAGAAGGCGGCGGCCGAAGACGCCGTCACGATGCTGGGGGATCGCGCGTTCATCGTGCGACCAGGACTCATCGTCGGGGACGGCGACCCCAGCGACCGCTTCGGGTACTGGGCTGCGGCATTCTCCCGAGCGGGGGAGGAGCCCGTGCTGCTGCCTCCGCTCGAGAGGCGCAGTGCGCAGGTGATCGACGTCGACGACGTGGCCGCCTACATCGTCGCCGCCACGCGGAGCGGGGTGGTCAACGCGATCGGGGACGAGCATCCCCTCGCCGAACTGCTGCAGACCGTGCGCGAGGAGGCAGGGCACACCGGGGAGACGGTGGTCGCCGACGAGGAGTGGCTGCGAGCACACGGCGTCGCGCACTGGGCCGGTCCGCTCTCGCTTCCGCTGTGGCTTCCTCCCGAGATGTCCGGCTTCATGACCCGCTCGAACAGCGCATTCCACGACAGCGGGGGACACCTGCGCCCCCTCGCCGACACCGCGCGACGCGTCGTCGCCGACGAACGGGTGCGCGGCGTGGACAGGGAGCGCCGGGCCGGACTCACGCGGGCGCAGGAGAAGGCTCTGCTGGCCGATCGCTAG
- the thiM gene encoding hydroxyethylthiazole kinase — protein MSDLLRPETTHDLAGDAATLLGVLREAPPLTHCITNAVVTGFTANVLLALGAAPAMVDIVDEAGMFAGVASGVLINLGTPTPEQRAATLEAVAGAVASGTPWVLDPVAIGALPVRTALAHQLVGHRPTAIRGNASEILALAGLSAGGRGVDATDSTDSAADAALSLARSTGGVVAVSGPVDLITDGERVLRVSNGHELLTRVTGGGCALGAVMAAFLGAASATTHDALSAVASASLVYTIAAERAAAVSAGPGSFAVALLDALAAVSADDIRAAARVEGGAL, from the coding sequence ATGAGCGATCTTCTGCGTCCTGAAACCACCCACGACCTCGCCGGCGATGCCGCGACCCTGCTGGGGGTGCTGCGAGAAGCGCCCCCGTTGACGCACTGCATCACCAACGCGGTCGTCACCGGGTTCACCGCCAACGTCCTGCTGGCTCTCGGTGCCGCTCCCGCCATGGTCGACATCGTCGATGAGGCGGGGATGTTCGCCGGCGTCGCCTCCGGGGTGCTGATCAACCTGGGGACACCCACGCCCGAACAGCGCGCGGCCACTCTGGAGGCCGTCGCCGGTGCCGTCGCGTCCGGCACACCCTGGGTGCTCGACCCGGTCGCGATCGGCGCGCTCCCGGTTCGTACCGCACTCGCCCATCAGCTCGTCGGGCACCGCCCCACCGCGATCCGCGGCAACGCCTCCGAGATCCTGGCCCTCGCGGGGCTGAGCGCGGGCGGTCGCGGGGTGGATGCCACCGACAGCACGGACTCCGCGGCCGATGCAGCCCTCTCGCTGGCTCGGAGCACGGGCGGCGTCGTCGCGGTCTCGGGGCCGGTCGACCTCATCACCGACGGGGAGCGGGTGCTGCGCGTGTCCAACGGTCACGAACTGCTGACCCGAGTGACCGGCGGAGGCTGCGCTCTCGGTGCGGTAATGGCCGCCTTCCTCGGAGCGGCCAGCGCGACGACGCATGACGCGCTCAGTGCCGTGGCCTCGGCGAGCCTGGTCTACACGATCGCGGCGGAACGAGCGGCGGCGGTATCGGCAGGGCCCGGCAGCTTCGCCGTCGCCCTGCTGGATGCGCTCGCCGCGGTGAGCGCCGACGACATCCGAGCCGCTGCACGCGTCGAAGGCGGTGCCCTGTGA